Proteins encoded in a region of the Quercus lobata isolate SW786 chromosome 8, ValleyOak3.0 Primary Assembly, whole genome shotgun sequence genome:
- the LOC115956003 gene encoding protein O-glucosyltransferase 1-like isoform X4 yields the protein MSSSNETCPSYFRWIHEDLRHWKHTGITRDMVERARKTAHFRLVIVDGKAYVEKYRESIQTRDMFSLWGILQLLRLYPGRLPDLELMFDCDDRPVVPSKDFRGPNAGPPPLFRYCSDGWSLDIVFPDWSFWGWAEINIRPWKSLLEDIKQGNSRTKWKDRVPYAYWKGNPSVAPTRNDLLKCNVSNKDDWNTRLYTQDWVQESKQGYKQSNLEDQCTHRYKIYVEGWAWSVSEKYILACDSMTLLVRPRYYDFFIRGMVPLEHYWPIRDNSKCTSLKFAVEWGNNHTQKAQAIGEAASNFIQEDLKMDYIYDYMFHLLNEYAKLLKFKPSIPQGAVELCSEMMACPAKGTWEKFMVESMVKSPSDLTPCTLPPPYDPSSLQGFLKRKDKSIKEVEMWENEYWKNLNKKQ from the exons ATGTCATCATCAAACGAAACATGCCCATCATACTTCCGTTGGATCCACGAAGATCTACGGCACTGGAAGCACACAGGAATCACGAGAGACATGGTGGAGCGGGCCCGCAAGACCGCACATTTCAGGCTTGTGATCGTAGACGGTAAGGCCTACGTAGAGAAGTATAGGGAGTCGATACAGACAAGGGACATGTTCAGCTTGTGGGGCATTTTGCAGCTGCTAAGGTTGTACCCTGGGAGATTGCCTGACTTGGAACTCATGTTTGATTGTGATGATCGCCCTGTTGTTCCATCTAAGGACTTTCGGGGCCCAAATGCGGGCCCACCTCCATTGTTTCGTTACTGTTCTGATGGGTGGAGTTTGGATATTGTGTTCCCTGATTGGTCTTTTTGGGGCTG GGCCGAGATCAATATAAGGCCGTGGAAAAGTTTGTTGGAGGACATAAAACAAGGCAACTCAAGAACTAAATGGAAGGACAGAGTACcctatgcttattggaaagggAATCCGAGTGTGGCTCCAACTAGAAATGACCTTTTGAAGTGCAATGTCTCAAACAAAGATGATTGGAACACTCGCCTATATACACAG GATTGGGTGCAAGAATCTAAACAGGGTTATAAACAATCAAATTTAGAAGACCAATGCACTCACAG ATATAAGATTTATGTAGAGGGATGGGCATGGTCTGTAAGTGAGAAGTACATTTTAGCATGTGACTCGATGACCTTGCTCGTAAGGCCTCGTTACTACGATTTCTTCATTAGAGGCATGGTGCCATTGGAGCACTACTGGCCCATTAGGGATAATAGCAAGTGCACCTCTCTTAAATTTGCTGTGGAATGGGGCAACAATCACACACaaaag GCTCAAGCCATAGGAGAGGCAGCAAGCAACTTCATACAAGAGGATCTTAAGATGGACTACATATATGACTACATGTTTCATTTGTTAAATGAATATGCAAAGCTCCTGAAATTCAAACCATCTATACCTCAAGGAGCAGTTGAGCTATGTTCAGAAATGATGGCTTGCCCTGCGAAAGGTACATGGGAGAAATTCATGGTTGAATCCATGGTTAAGTCTCCCAGTGATTTAACCCCATGCACCTTGCCTCCTCCTTATGATCCTTCATCACTACAAGGTTTTCTCAAGAGAAAGGATAAATCAATAAAGGAAGTGGAAATGTGGGAAAATGAGTATTGGAAAAATCTaaacaagaaacaataa